The genomic DNA ACGAAAACTGACGTACGCGTGACGCTTGGACAGCAGGCGCTCTCGGTCAGGGATGAGCCAGTGGCAGCCCTCGCCCCGCCCGATCACGCCACCGGCCGGACCGAAGGTCTTTTGGCACAGCCGTGACGGGACGAACTGACTGGCGTTGAGCATTTCGAAAACAAGTTCCATCTATCAAAGGCTCCTTGGCGTCACTTGCCGCGATTGACCGCCTGTGGATCACCCAGAGGGCGATAACCACTGTCGTTGAATTTATAATTGGCGTTGCAACCGCCCAGGGCGAATGACACGAGAATCGCCAACAGGACGGCTCTCCAGGGAAAGACAGGCATCAATAAGTCTCCAGGATGAAAGGGACGGGCTGGAACGTGTACGAATAGCGCGAGGGAAGGATCAACCATTGAAATCACCGCGCTGGACGTTCAGGCGCGCGAGGCGATAGATCAGTG from Pseudomonas beijingensis includes the following:
- a CDS encoding type VI secretion protein, whose protein sequence is MPVFPWRAVLLAILVSFALGGCNANYKFNDSGYRPLGDPQAVNRGK